In the genome of Osmerus mordax isolate fOsmMor3 chromosome 10, fOsmMor3.pri, whole genome shotgun sequence, the window AATCAATGCGAGGGGTCTGGAGGACGACACAACAACAATGTAAACACAGCAAGGACAGAAGGAGCCTGTCAGTCTGATTTATAATTACAGCACATGTTGACTTAGGGCTTTTGATCAGCTAATTATAAAGGCACATGGGTGCTAAATGTTAGCCTGTCAGTCGTCtagttggaggaggagagaaaaacgttcctcccttcttctttccTTGCTTCCTTCCTTCAGCCAGACCAAATGTTCTGTACTGTAATTAAAGACTGGCTCCTAGCTGAAAAGAGCAAAGCCTCATATTAAAACTAGCGGGGGATCGAGATGTGTTTGGCATGTGCTCTGAAGGCATGCTCTTCCACAGAGCCTTTGCCAGAAGCGTTGCCATTTTTTTCTGTGTACTTGTATGTAACTCGAAATGACTGTTGGCTTATGAAAGACACAAGACTGTTGTGGGTTAACCGATGTCCTTTATCCCAATTTTGTATAAGATTGTACTGTCAACTCTCTTCATTCAAAGACCTCTTAGTTTTGTTTCTCAGCTTTACTGTTGCACAATACCTCGCATGCTGTCCAGGGAAAGGTAGAACAAGGTCACATGGTCCACGTATAGAAAActatactgtaaaaaaaattgaGATATCAATTTATAGAATGTATTTAcgatagagacaggaagtgtcccCATTTCCATTATAGTGCAAGAAGAACATAAGTGTGTCCCTCTGACAGGAAACTTTCTCTGGTTCTGACCTTTCCTGACTAGGAGGTCAAAGGGCAACAGTTGGTACCTGGTCACATGACTACCATTACATTACATACATACTGATACGTTATTTACACTAGGTTTCAGTGCAATAAAAATCCTCTTAAACATTTGAACTAATCATTAGAATACCACTAAGTAACCATTAAAGGTCAACATTAATGATCAACAGTCATCAGGGTGCCTGAAGATAATACCCTCCAACGTAATGGTCAAACCTCGTCCCATTTGTCTATTCATAATTACAGTCCTCTGACATTATTCATCAGGCTAAATTAGTCCATTAGTACCCATAACGGATCAGTCACTCTCCCTGTTCCtgctccccttccttctctctgagaATAGCCAAGGGAGAGTCAGGGTCAGGGGTTGCCTGGTGACCCAAAGGTggcattttctctctctatctctctatctctctttcagtctatgtctttctttccctctctctctctgacctccagGGGTCATCCGGGTCACAGAGACCCCCACTGAGAGGCCTCTACCCTGGCCCGGGCCAGAGGGCAGCTGGCCAAGTCGCTTCAGGAGGACAAGTGTGAAGAGTGCAGAGGAGACCATAGCAGCTTAATTGAAAGTAGAGAGGACTCAGCCCATGTTTACATGGCAGGATCCAGTCAGACAAGAGTAGCAGGGTCACAAAGAAGACCAAGAAGGCATCACTGATCTTTAATGTAATCTGAAATAACCACTATCATTTCTTCCTTGTTTTGATTAGTCAGGCCTACATAAACAAGTTTTTCATTTGCCTTGTGAAATGAAAGTCTGAAGTATTAGTGTTGTTTATTTATAGtcatgaataaaacatgaatAATACTACCCAGAGGAAATAACCTAGCACAGAGAGATTGTAGCTTATTGTATTTTGTTGCTaacctctgctaaatgactacatgtaaatgtaaccccgCACTAACACCAATTTTACACACCCTTCTCATGCACTTCTCCATAGAGTACTGCCATCGATTCAACATGTATGAGCTATAAATCACctgttaaatctttttttttttttttttttttttttacaaatgtgtGATTGCGACCTCGGTGCGACCTGGAGCTAAATCACCATGCCACGGGACATGGCGCACGGAAGCAAATATCCCTCCGCCTATAAACTAACCAGGCAGGTATTGATTAGCCCGCTCCCTGAAGAGCAGTTCCCAGAGGTGGAAACTGCAATATTAATGGATCCTATAGAGGTGGGAAGGGTGACTGACAGTCTTTCCAGCCAATCCACTGTTAGCTGGCCAGTCCAGGCGGTCAGCAGTTTATACCACAGAGGCCTGCAGGTCAGCAGCAGGAGTCAAGGGTCAACGATACCCCATCCCAGGGTTCTCTAGTGACCTATGTGGATTGATTGCTTACACATCAGAAAGCTTCCTCTCAGCGGTAACTTCACATTTAGCTCTAGAGACTGTGGCTCAATgatcctcccccacacacacacacacacacacacacacacacacacacacacacacacacacacacacacacacacacacacacacacacacacacacactggctgagCTGTGTTTAACCATTCATTTCATCCATATGAGTGTTTCTAGTGATACACAGACAACaggattttttttataaaaatggTTTTAGTCAGTATTTCACCTTCCAAATACAAAAGTAGACGATAAAACAGTAAACATTTTTGGTGTCTTATAAATAAACTTTCTAAATTTGTAATCAGTAAGGACAGCTTATACGGGAAGTGTGGAAACAAATGTCACAGGTATTAATGACACATATCAGTAATATTAACAATTCCTATTAGCAGGACGCTGGTAACATAAATACTTGCACATTTAGAGCACAACCATGGTTACAGTTTGGGTATAGTTGCATGTATATGGGTTCACCATACATCCCTGCACAGCATCAGTGCTGGTGCTTCTACACATCACTAACCGTCTAAAAAGAATGACATGAATGAACTGAATGAAGGGAATATATTTCAGAAAAACAGATCAGAGAGACAACAAGGTGAAAATGGATCCTGCTGATTTCATTGTGCGTAAATATTCTCAGGGTTTCTCTTTATATCTATCACTGCCATCttgtacaaacaaacaaaaacatcttGTATGCAGGGTAACAGCTGGTGATTCGACCTCTGGAAAGCCCATGCCAGGACCTTCGCTTGCATCATTTTAAAGTATGACTCAGTCCaaggagggagaacagagaacacgaacatctctctctcagcccagtCAGTCAGCAAGCACACCAAGGCCTTTGACAGCTTAGGTAAAGGaccatcctaaccctaacccctgtcTCAGTGTGCCATCAGGgtgaccgtctctctctcagtcccagCCGTAGTCCTGCCCCGTCATCTGGTAGAACTTGAGGTTGAAGGGCCTGTAAAACTCCCTGAGCTTGAGGAGAACCTCGGGGGAGATCTGAGGGTGCGGCCTGCCTTTGGACTTCCCCAGACAGCGGGGCCTGCTGCTGCCCTCGGGTTTCTTCAGGCAGGGGAAGCCCTTGGTCTGGTTGAAGTAGAAGTGCTTGTCCGTCACCACCCGCTTCAGACCCAGGAAGTCCTGGACGCGGCCCATCTCCCCGGCGGGGTCGCTGACCAGCCGCTCGCCGCTCACAAACAGGAAGCTGGAGAGGGGGAAGTAGTGCAGCCAGGCCTCCAGGTGTTTGGCGTAGATGCCGATGCGCACGGCGCTCCAGGAGGTGTCGATGACCCCCCCGGAGGAGTTCCTGAAGACCAGGCTCTGGAAGGAGGGCAGGCCGGGACATTTGGACAGCGTCTGGGTGTAGTCGGACACGGCGCGGGTCACGGGGTCACGGACCACCACGATCAGCTTGGTGTGGCGGCTCATGGAGAAGAGGCGGCGAGGGGTTTCCCTGGTGACGAAGTAGCTGGGCGTCTTCTCCATGGTGATCTGGCCCTCCAGCGTGCGAGGCATCAGGCTCCTGGAGAGGagtaagaggagggaggaaggggaggagagaggggaaaaaagaaaacaagtcaTAATTCGAGGCACGCATACCAAGCGATGCTAACAATTCACCGTTTGCTAAGTTGCGGAAAGAGCAAACATAAGACCGCTCAACCAGTGCTGTGAATTTGCATGGAGACAACAGAAGCCATATGTTCCATATTAGGAAAGTCATGTTCCGATGTATGAACATTCCTTCAGCATCGGAGAGCTGAGAGATCCGACCCACAGATACCCAGAGCCTCCCAGCAGCTGCTCACATTGCTGATTAGAGGCCACAGTACTGTAatcacaccaatacacacacacacacacatctacatatACACAACTACTGTACAACATCAGACTCTGATCAGAAGATGAGGAatgaaaggcacacacacacacacacaaccacgcacACTGAGCTGAAGGTCTTTTAGACACAGCTCCAGAAAACCCACAGAAAAGCAGACTGTAATGACCACAGAATAGTAATTTCCTCTCTACTTCATGCACAGCATATGGCTTGAACAGAAGTTTGGGAAGTTAGGAGGAAAGTACAGCAGCTGTATAGAATTCTTATTCTTAACCAGAATCCTAGCAGTTATGTTCTAGAACACTTGAGCTCTGTAGAACCTCAACAGCCCAATCCGTTCTCTCTATCATCTGTCCATTGCCTAATTCTTTTTCAATAGAAAATGTTTTccccttttttttattttgatccTATTGAATTAAAACATCCTGGTTGGATTTGTATTTTAGAAATCAAAAGTGGAATGTTCGGACTCTTTCAAGATGCCCCGGTTACATTTCCCATAGTCCTCTCTGGTGGCTGTGTTATTGAGGTCTGTTTGGCTGTGTGGTTGGTCTGTATCCTGCAGGGAGCTGTGTGGCGCCCAaccctttgtttctctctcctctccccggtCCTAACCTGGTCCTCCAGTAGCAACACGACAGATGTAGCAACAGCAGAGAATACCATGTGTCACTGTTACAGGGCAGTAGAAAAACAAACGAAAAAAAAATAGTGGGATTAATGTTTTGGTTGAGAGTTACTATGTAACTATCAATATGTAATAATATTATGCCAAAATGAATCTCCTGAAGTTGtttacacgcaaacacacacacacacagatggactcTGTTTAATTCTGGCCAATCAGTCTAATGGGAGCCATGCTGTGGAGGCAGGAGTTACACTGACATCATGTTTACATTGTGAAACACTCTGGAACACTGGCCTGTAATCAAGGAACTCTCTGGCTAGAACACCAACCCAGCAGGCAGGCCACAcactgctggtggtggtggtagtggtggtgaCGGGTGGtcttagagggagagagagggagagagagggagcgagagacagagagagaggggcaaggCATTAGAGCCCCTCATTATCTGGTCAAGAGCACCAGAACCTtatcactccctctttctcacacacaagaTGAAAGACCCGGTTCCAGCTAAAGATTGTTTTTTGTTCTAGATCAGATTAGCATTAGCCGCTACCGTTGTCAGTGTTCTTTCCACAGGAGGGGCTAGCCAAAGTTAGCGCCGCCAGCCACGGCCTCAAAACCCGCTGTTTGTTTTGATCACACCTTTAGCGTAGCGCCTGGCCTCTAGAGTGGCTGGAGCTGGAACACAGGTCAGGGAGTCCACAGATGTGTTGATCTCTCCAGCAGACATGTTGCTATCAGCACAGCTAGCTGGCTGACAGAGTGGGTGGCCTGGGCGCTGCTAAGAGCCGCAGTTGAACAGCTGCTGGTGTGTTTTAGAAGTACCAAGCTGTGTACTGAGTGTACCGGCGGTGGCCATGATCCAGGTGAAAGGATCGCAAAGTTACTGTTGGAGagataaaaacaaatatttgcTCAGAATTTTCCATCTTTGCTCTAATTGAAGGAGCTCACGTGGAAAAAGAAAAGCGTCAGTttatggcatgtgtgtgtgtgtgctgtataaaAGAGGGACCTGTAGGCACTGTAAACACGGAGGTAGTTATCAGTGATCCACTGTGGTGTTAAttgcctgagcacacacacactgagatccAAACAAAGCTTTTAACATTGTTTGTTCTCCCagtgttctctctgtccctctctctctctgtctctctctgtatctctctctctgtctctctctctctgaatatctctcacacacaaacacacccagaaaCGCACACATAGCAAAGAATTATGTTTTGTTCTGTTTGTCCACCCTTTGTCCACCCATCTCCCTACTGTTTTATATACAGTGTGACCACTTGTATAAACACGGCAGATtggcttttatttttatttttatatattcagtggaacacacacactcaaattgcTCAAACCGTCTCACCAACTTCTACACTGCAGGACGCTGCCACATCTGGCAGCAATAACACAGgatgtgtttgtgcgcgtgtgtgtctgtgagtgtgcatgtgcaagtgtcggtgtgtgtgtctgtgtgtgtccatgtgtctgtgtgtatgtgtctgtgtgtgtcttcaggcttAGGAAGTGTTCCCCTGGTTCCGatatgttctgtgtgttctgtgtgtgtggctccggTGCTTTGGCCcaggtctgtgttctgtgttgacTGGGCGCCGGACCAGACCCCTCAGTGAGAGGATATGGACTCCTCCACCCTGAAGGTCAGAGACAGATGGCTATGATTCCCTGGGTGAGACCACCATGACCACAGGGGTCTTGTAATGCAAGATGTCTTTCACACAGGGTTTCACTCCTTTTcgctccttcctttctctctttctccctctccgtctatTTCTATCACTACCTCACAGTTTCTTCTCTTTCGCTCACTTTTTGTCTCTTTTTTCTCATTTTCATATTCTAACTCGacatatggaaaaaaaaaaaattctgtcaaTTGCACATGACCATATCCACCTGTAGATGGGACGAGAGCAGAGTGGAAGAGGAGCCGAGGGctgctgggtttgtgtgtgtgtctgcgtgtgcaggATGCGAGCTGCcagctgtgtgtaggtgtacatGTGGGTACGGTATGGGTGTAATCATAAACCCACCCTGTCTGAAGGACACACCCCGCTGTCTCACGCCTCCATCGGCGGGCTGTGGGTTGTGTTCAGAGGAGAGGTTTACACCAGGGAGGTGGGTCAGTAGGAAAGGCCCCAGGAATCTGTCTACTAGAgggaaaaagtgaagctaacagctAATCCTGAATAGAGCTGTCTCTGAGTGGCTGAGCAGTGGTCTCACAGTTTCCTCTGAGAGACAGTGCCTAACCAGGAGGTataatgacagtgtgtgtgtgtgtgtgtgtgtgtgtgtggtgggggtggagttgAGGGGTGGTGTTTGAGAACAACCCTGGGCCTGTCTACAGCAGGATGAATCTTGACATTCCATCACTGAAGCATATgtgtagaaagagacagaaaggagaagATATGGACAGTATGTGTGAAAGAAAGATAGGAAAAAAAAGTTAGAGTTATGCAAGATGTGGTAAAGAaagacgcgtgtgtgtgttgctgtaatggctcactccttctcctcctcctcctcctaattcccctcctcatcctcctaattcccctcctcctcctaattccccccctcctcctcctaattcccatcctcctcctcctaattccccttctcctcctcctcctcataattcccctcctcctcctcataattcccctcctcctcctcctaattcccctcctcctcctcctcctcataattcccctcctcctcctaattccccgccttctccttctcctcctcttatcAAATGGGAAAATCAGCTTGTCAGTTTCTGTCAGGCTTACACTGGAACATTTGTGTCTTAATAGGCTGGTTACTGGGGGTGCGGTCCCACCCACCGATGAACTGATACACTGACACAGGAAGCAGggacggatggagggagagatggagggatggacagattaCTGAGGGtcacttccttcctctctcagatGGATTTCAGTGATGTCATCGCTGACCCTCAGTTTGCCTCCTCCTAATCAAGCTCTTTGAACTCTCATCAAGAGTTAGATCAAGCCACATTCAAACTCTGAAAAAGCAATGAAAACTTCCCGTTTGATTTCATCTCT includes:
- the si:dkey-121b10.7 gene encoding heparan sulfate glucosamine 3-O-sulfotransferase 6 yields the protein MGCSKWRTGFNFGHLKAQSKLSVSFTMIIIFSYLFYSLTGYCDSLPRPVYEQQSNFLNKLLLNNELKSSPQRQPDAQNASPGSVVREFDFDSVDSLFPTLLQADNELLPVQGDNNISISNNFGSKKFPQAIIIGVKKGGTRALLEFLRIHPDVRAVGAEPHFFDRFYDKGPEWYRSLMPRTLEGQITMEKTPSYFVTRETPRRLFSMSRHTKLIVVVRDPVTRAVSDYTQTLSKCPGLPSFQSLVFRNSSGGVIDTSWSAVRIGIYAKHLEAWLHYFPLSSFLFVSGERLVSDPAGEMGRVQDFLGLKRVVTDKHFYFNQTKGFPCLKKPEGSSRPRCLGKSKGRPHPQISPEVLLKLREFYRPFNLKFYQMTGQDYGWD